One Candidatus Taylorbacteria bacterium genomic window, TTTAAGGCAATCGATGATTTTACTAAAGAAAGTATTCAGTCTCGCCAGCAACTATACAAATCTATTTGTCTAAAGATTTGGGATACCAAATTGTTAGAAAAATAAATTTATGGTCAATAAAATTAAATCTGAAGAACTTATCCAAGCATTAATAAAAATTGGATTAGGGAATTCAAGTAATATCAATTTCAATAGAAATGTGAAATAATTCTAGCTATATGATTCAAGGTAAAAAATTAATAGTGGAGTTGATGACTTTACTAAATAAAATATGAAAATATCTTCATACATAGACGAAATTTTTGGTCACCCTGAAGTCAAACACGGGCTTGTTGTTTTTAATCAGCCGGAATTGCAAGCACTAAATTTACTTTCAAAAATTGAAATTTCAAAACGCGAAGATGGAAGAATAGTTATACAGTGTTTGAAACGAGAAAGAGAGTTAGTTGCTAAACCGGAGGAAATTGTCCGTCAACTTTTTCTTGTGTATGTACGAGATTATCTCAAATATCCGATGAGCCAAGTAACTGTTGAGGAAAAAGTACAAATGGGATCAGACGACTCTAAGCGTGCTGATATTGTAGTTTTTACAGATGACACCTGCACACGCAAATACATAATTTTTGAAGTCAAAAAACCAGACGCAGAAACTGGTGTTGAGCAATTACAGTCCTATCTCAATGCAACTGGGGTACACTTTGGCGTGTGGTCAAATGGCAAAGATATTACATTTCAGCTCCGCGAAGAATCACCAGAAACAAGAGGTGAACCTTATCATTACCGTGATATCCCACGTCTACCTAAAAAGGGCGAAGCACTTGACGATGTTTTGAAGCCGCTTACCAAAAAAGACCTCCGCCCGATTCAAAACCTCAAAGATACCATCAAACGTCTTGAAGACACCGCACTTGCCAACGCCGGTGTAAACGCCTTTGACGAACTTTTCAAACTCTTTTTCGCCAAACTCCATGACGAATTTGATCAAAAAAAGAATGATACTTCCCCAATGCAGTTTCGTGTTCCAAAGGCAGACCCAGATACGGTTTATGAACGGATTAATGGTCTTTTTCAGGAAGCAAAAAATCGACCGGGTTGGCAAGGAATTTTTGACTCGGACGAAGTACTAAAACTCAAAGACGATGCGCTCATTCTTTGCGCCTCCGCGTTAGAGCCGCTTAGATTTCACGATGCCGATTTGGATGTAATAGACGCCGCTTTTGAATATCTTATCAACCCGGAACAGAAAAGCTCAAAAGGCCAATACTTTACCCCGCGCATGGTCGTTGATATGGCAGTAAGAATGATTGACCCTCAAGTGGACGAAAAAGTGATTGATCCTGCCTGTGGCTCTGCAGGATTTCTCATTCACACCATCAAGCATGTGCGCGATGCGCAAGGCTGGACTGATAATCGCGATGTTTCCCGATACGCAAATGATTATATTTACGCCGTTGATTTTGACGAAAAATTGAAAAAGGTTGCCAAAGTAATGATGCTTATCGCTGGCGATGGCAAGTCAAATGTATTTTCCGTGGACTCGTTGGACTATCGCAAATGGGCGCGCTCTGATGCAGCATCACCATCTCGCATCGGTCCGTTTAAACGCGACATTAAAGACGGAAATTTCGACGTGGTGCTTACCAACCCACCCTTTTCCGGAAAAATTACTGGAAAAGAACAGCTTTCGGCGTTTGAACTTTATGACCTCCGACAATCGGGCAAGCTCGCCGATGACGAGGAAGAGATTGAGGATGAGGATGAAAAATCGAAAGCAAAAACGAAGCGCACCGTAAACTCTATGAAGCGCGACATCCTTTTTATCGAGCGATGCTTGCGATTCTTAAAACCCGGGGGGCGTATTGCGATTGTCCTTCCGCAAGGTAACCTCAATAATATCGGCACAAAAGCACTACGAGAATGGATCATGCAAAAAGCGCGCATTCTTGCCGTCGTCGGTCTTGGTGTCAATACGTTCAAGCCGTTTACAGGTACGAAAACGAGCGTAATCTTTTTGCAGAAATGGGGTGGTATCGCCGGAATGCCAATAGCCGACTACCCGATTTTTATGGCGACGAGCGAACGCTCAGGCAAAAACAATTCCGGTGATTATATTGTGCTTGCAAACAAAGAAGGACACCTAATTGACCGCGAGGGCAATATCCTTGACCCTCTCAAAGAAAAGCCGATTGTTGATTCTGATTTGCGGGAGATCGCGTCAGCATTCCAACAATTCAGCAAAAAAGAAGGGATTACGTTTTACTAATATGTCAACCATACAATCAATCAGAACAAAGAATCTCACCGAAGACCTGCGACTTGATTCAGAATTTTATCATCCCAAGCATTTGGAAAATGATGAAATTATCTCAAGGATTGGTGCTAATTCGCTGGGCGAGATTTCAGAGGTAATATATGGAACAACCCCAGAGGGTGGAGTATTTGAAGATGA contains:
- a CDS encoding N-6 DNA methylase, translating into MKISSYIDEIFGHPEVKHGLVVFNQPELQALNLLSKIEISKREDGRIVIQCLKRERELVAKPEEIVRQLFLVYVRDYLKYPMSQVTVEEKVQMGSDDSKRADIVVFTDDTCTRKYIIFEVKKPDAETGVEQLQSYLNATGVHFGVWSNGKDITFQLREESPETRGEPYHYRDIPRLPKKGEALDDVLKPLTKKDLRPIQNLKDTIKRLEDTALANAGVNAFDELFKLFFAKLHDEFDQKKNDTSPMQFRVPKADPDTVYERINGLFQEAKNRPGWQGIFDSDEVLKLKDDALILCASALEPLRFHDADLDVIDAAFEYLINPEQKSSKGQYFTPRMVVDMAVRMIDPQVDEKVIDPACGSAGFLIHTIKHVRDAQGWTDNRDVSRYANDYIYAVDFDEKLKKVAKVMMLIAGDGKSNVFSVDSLDYRKWARSDAASPSRIGPFKRDIKDGNFDVVLTNPPFSGKITGKEQLSAFELYDLRQSGKLADDEEEIEDEDEKSKAKTKRTVNSMKRDILFIERCLRFLKPGGRIAIVLPQGNLNNIGTKALREWIMQKARILAVVGLGVNTFKPFTGTKTSVIFLQKWGGIAGMPIADYPIFMATSERSGKNNSGDYIVLANKEGHLIDREGNILDPLKEKPIVDSDLREIASAFQQFSKKEGITFY